From Cardiocondyla obscurior isolate alpha-2009 linkage group LG09, Cobs3.1, whole genome shotgun sequence, one genomic window encodes:
- the LOC139105349 gene encoding leucine carboxyl methyltransferase 1, giving the protein MIKDMADDEAIQATNDDASECKRYAVQLGYWCDPFISLFVKQTARKAPEINRGYYARVKGIELFVDKFLKLSGGKGQIINLGAGFDTLYWRLREAGNSPANFVELDFPSITAKKCYQIKKHKQLIDMLNTEDGEIRFSTTDLHAANYHLVGTDLRHIAELNNKLAQAEVNFSLPTMFLAECVLVYVDASATSSLLKWLAGKFPNSLFVSYEQVNMKDKFGQVMLSNLRSRGCLLAGVEDCESLETQQRRFTINNWEGTSAWTMVDIYDSLPVMDRSRIEHIEMLDERELLTQLLQHYCIAIAWNGQTFKNLSIAQG; this is encoded by the exons ATGATCAAGGATATGGCGGACGATGAGGCCATACAGGCCACCAACGACGACGCCAGCGAGTGCAAACGGTACGCGGTGCAGCTCGGCTACTGGTGCGACCCGTTCATCAGCCTGTTCGTGAAGCAGACCGCGCGAAAAGCGCCCGAGATCAACCGCGGTTACTACGCCAGAGTCAAGGGCATCGAGCTCTTCGTCGACAAGTTCCTCAAG CTGTCTGGTGGTAAAGGTCAGATCATAAACTTGGGCGCTGGTTTTGACACTCTTTATTGGAGACTCAGGGAGGCAGGTAATAGCCCTGCGAACTTTGTGGAGCTTGACTTCCCGAGCATAACTGCGAAGAAATGTTATCAGATCAAGAAGCACAAGCAATTAATCGATATGTTAAACACCGAAG ACGGAGAAATCCGATTTTCGACCACAGACCTACACGCCGCAAATTATCATTTGGTTGGTACAGATCTGCGACACATAGCGGAGCTAAATAACAAATTGGCTCAAGCCGAAGTCAATTTCAGTTTACCCACTATGTTCCTGGCAGAATGCGTTTTAGTATACGTAGACGCTAGCGCGACCTCGTCGCTATTGAAATGGCTAGCGGGCAAGTTTCCGAATAGCCTCTTTGTTAGCTACGAACAGGTGAATATGAAAGACAAATTCGGCCAGGTGATGTTGTCAAATCTTCGAAGCCGTGGATGCTTACTGGCAGGCGTGGAGGATTGCGAGTCGTTAGAGACTCAACAAAGACG TTTCACGATAAACAATTGGGAGGGCACGAGCGCGTGGACGATGGTGGATATTTATGATTCACTGCCTGTAATGGACCGTAGTCGAATCGAGCACATAGAAATGCTGGATGAACGAGAGCTCCTTACCCAGCTGCTCCAGCACTACTGCATCGCCATCGCTTGGAACGGacaaacgtttaaaaatctGTCTATAGCACAGGGTTAG